AGATTCGAGAATAAGGGCATCAAGGAGTTCTTCCCTTGTAAGAATTTTTTCCCTTTTTTGTTCCAGACGGAATATGAAAAATACGGCTCTGTTTATTATTTTTGCAATTACAAGGAAAGGGTACAGAACTTTACGTGAGAATTCAGCAAAGGGCACTATAAAGTATATCAACCTGTCAGCATAGTGCTGGAAAACACTTTTGGGTATTATTTCTCCAAATAAAAGGGTAAGAATTATAATAGATTCTGCAAACAACTCCTCTTTTGATTTTATAAAAGGAACAAATGGAGAGATAGAATGTAAAAAACCAACAAACAGTGCCGTTATAGTAACTATACTGAGGGTTGTACCTATCAGGCATACAGCTACATATTCATCAAATCTTTTTTCAAGGGTTTCGTAGATCTTTTTTGCCCTTTTATCTCCATTTTTAGCGAGATATTTAAGTCTGTTTCTGTCTACAGAAAATAATGCAAGTTCTGAACCGGAAAACAGTCCTTCAAGTATAAGAAAGAATAAGATTCCTATAAGATAGCTAATCATTTCCCTCCTTCTTCTCCTCTTCTGTGGTTTCTGAGATCTTTTCGATAATTACAGATATAATCCGGTTACTTTCCATTTTTTCTATTTTGAACCTGTATCCTTCATAGATAAACTCTTCACCTTCTTTGGGAAATCTCTTCAGATAATCTAAGATAAAACCAGCTACAGTATCAAATTCATAGTCTTCAGGAAGTTGTATACCTATATCTTCCTCAAGGATTTCTACTTCTAATTTTCCTGATACTCTCCATTTATTGTCTTCAAGCTTCTGTAAAAATGGTTCTTCAACTTCATACTCTTCAGGGATATCCCCAACAATAAACTCCAGTATGTCCTGAAATGTTATAAGACCTACAACAGTTCCGTGCTCATCTACAACTATAGCTATATGGTTTTTTGTTTCTTCAAACTTTTTCATAAGATCAAGAAGGGGTGTAAACTCCGGAACAAAATAAGGTTTTCTGAGAAATCTGTCTATTTTTTCTTCTCTGCCTTCAAACTTCAGAAATATAATATCCTTTACATACAGAATTCCCACTATATTATCGAGGGAGTTTTCATAAACAGGAATTCTGCTGTAATCATGTTCTCTGATTATCTCGAGAACTTCTCTCACTGTTTTCCCTTTTTCTATTGCAAAGATATCCCTGCGGGGCGTCATTATCTCGCTTACAGCTACTTCATGTAATTCCAAAGCTGCCTCAATTACCTCTTTTTCTTCTTCTGTGAATATCTTTTTTTCTGTTCCTGCAGAGATAATTGATAGAAGTTCATCTTCAGAAAGCTTATGATTCTCTACCGGAAGTTCAAGTCCTGCCTTTTTCAGAATATATTCTGCAAGTTTTGTAAACAAAAATCTGAAAGGAGTTATAGCCATATAGAAAAGGTAGAACGGTCTTGCAGCAAAAAGGGCATACCTTTCTGGGTAGTATGAGCCTATTGTCTTAGGGGTTATTTCTCCAAAAGTAAGTATAAGGATAGTCATTATAACAATAGCAACAAACAGGTACTCTTTCCCAAGGTAATGGATGACAAGGCCTGAAGTTATAGCTGAAGCTGTTATATTAACAAGTTCATTTCCTATAAGAAATGTAACAACCAGTTCTTTTGGTTTTGATCTCAGCCAGTCTGCTATCTGTGCAGACTTTTTTCCTTCTTTTGCAAGTCTTTTGATTTTGAGCCAGTCCATTGAGAAAAAGGAGGACTCTATACCGGCAAAAAATGCTGAAAGGAGAAGAAGAAGGAAAATTATTCCGATTTTTATGAGAAGTTCAGTCTCAAGCAAAGTGGCAGTATACCTCCCTGTTGTCTATTTTTGTGTATTGAGGTTCTTTTTTGCATATATCTGTAGCTATAGGACATCTTGAATAAAAAACACATCCTCCTTCAACTTCTTCCCTGTATACTTCAGGGAGATAGTCTAACTTTTTTCTGTCCTTTGGATGTTCTGGAGGAAGGGAATCAAGTAAAATTTTTGTGTAAGGATGGGCAGGCTTCTTCAGTATATCTCTGGCGTCTCCCTTTTCCATTATTTTTCCTCTGTAAAGAACAAGTATCCTGTCGGATAGCATTCCAACGACATTAAGATCATGAGATATAAAAAGAAAACTGATCTTTTTTTCAGTTCTCAACTTCTTTATCAGGTTTATTATCTGCAACTGAACAGAAACGTCAAGGGCAGATGTTGGTTCATCTGCAACTATCATTTTTGGATCCAAAACTATTGCCCTTGCTATAGCTACTCTCTGTCTTTGTCCTCCTGAAAGCTCAGAAGGATATCTGTCTAAAAAGGATTCATCAAGTCCGGCATCTTTAATAGCGGTTTTTACCCTTTCTTTCCTCTCTTTCTTAGGAAAACCATGTATTAAAAGGGGTTCTTCTATAATCTGTCTTATTTTAAACCGTGGGTTTAAAGATGTTTTGGGATCCTGAAAAACAATAGATGTTTCCTTTCTAAAAAGTTTCTCCTCTTTTCCTGTAAGGGAGTATATATCTTTACCTTCAAACTCTATCTTACCTTCATCTTTTTTAATTAGCTTTAGGATCAATCTACCTATTGTTGATTTACCACTCCCTGACTCTCCTACAATCCCTAAAACTTGATTGTAACCTAAAGAAAAAGACACATTATCTACCGCTTTAAAAAACTCTTTTTTTAGTAGGGATTTTTTTATAAGAAATTTTTTTGATAAGTTTTCTACCTTTAGTAAGGCAGGACTATTACTTTCCATTTTTTATTTTTTACCTGCTGTATTCTACCCCGTAAAAATTTTTATAAAGTATAACATAAAAGGATTTTTATTCTTTTATGATTAATCTAATATTTTTGGAGAAGGTTTCCCACAAAAATATCCCTGAGAACAATCTACATCAAGTTCTTTTACTATATTCCATATATCTTCATTCTCAACAAACTCTGCTATAGTTTTTATCTTTAGTTCTTTGGCGAAAGTAACAATCGCTTCAACTATAGCATGGGATATATCGTCTTTATCTAAGTTTCTTATAAGAGAGCCGTCAATCTTGATAAAATCAACTTTCATTTTAGAAAGGTATGAGAAGTTAGAATACCCGCTACCAAAGTCATCTATAGATATTTTCACACCATACATCTTAACAAAGCCGATAAATTCTATAACTTCAAATGAGC
This genomic stretch from Persephonella hydrogeniphila harbors:
- a CDS encoding hemolysin family protein, which codes for MLETELLIKIGIIFLLLLLSAFFAGIESSFFSMDWLKIKRLAKEGKKSAQIADWLRSKPKELVVTFLIGNELVNITASAITSGLVIHYLGKEYLFVAIVIMTILILTFGEITPKTIGSYYPERYALFAARPFYLFYMAITPFRFLFTKLAEYILKKAGLELPVENHKLSEDELLSIISAGTEKKIFTEEEKEVIEAALELHEVAVSEIMTPRRDIFAIEKGKTVREVLEIIREHDYSRIPVYENSLDNIVGILYVKDIIFLKFEGREEKIDRFLRKPYFVPEFTPLLDLMKKFEETKNHIAIVVDEHGTVVGLITFQDILEFIVGDIPEEYEVEEPFLQKLEDNKWRVSGKLEVEILEEDIGIQLPEDYEFDTVAGFILDYLKRFPKEGEEFIYEGYRFKIEKMESNRIISVIIEKISETTEEEKKEGND
- a CDS encoding oligopeptide/dipeptide ABC transporter ATP-binding protein, with product MESNSPALLKVENLSKKFLIKKSLLKKEFFKAVDNVSFSLGYNQVLGIVGESGSGKSTIGRLILKLIKKDEGKIEFEGKDIYSLTGKEEKLFRKETSIVFQDPKTSLNPRFKIRQIIEEPLLIHGFPKKERKERVKTAIKDAGLDESFLDRYPSELSGGQRQRVAIARAIVLDPKMIVADEPTSALDVSVQLQIINLIKKLRTEKKISFLFISHDLNVVGMLSDRILVLYRGKIMEKGDARDILKKPAHPYTKILLDSLPPEHPKDRKKLDYLPEVYREEVEGGCVFYSRCPIATDICKKEPQYTKIDNREVYCHFA